One stretch of Halichoerus grypus chromosome 8, mHalGry1.hap1.1, whole genome shotgun sequence DNA includes these proteins:
- the LOC118522687 gene encoding interferon alpha-inducible protein 27-like protein 2 isoform X1: MLAAVAAVPVVLGAVGFTGAGIAASSLAAKMMSAAAVANGGGVAAGSLVATLQSVGAAGLSTSSNILLGSVGAAFGGWFGSSKKSTSSPPPEEPEAEEKEAEENESQVEPPKPPVGSEKHEK, translated from the exons ATGC TGGCGGCCGTGGCGGCCGTGCCCGTCGTGCTAGGCGCCGTGGGCTTCACCGGGGCCGGAATCGCCGCCTCCTCGCTAGCGGCCAAGATGATGTCCGCGGCTGCAGTCGCCAACGGGGGCGGGGTCGCCGCCGGCAGCCTGGTGGCCACGCTGCAGTCCGTGG GGGCAGCTGGACTCTCCACGTCATCCAACATCCTCCTGGGCTCTGTTGGGGCAGCTTTTGGAGGCTGGTTTGGAAGTTCAAAAAAGTCaacttcttcccctcccccagaagaaccCGAGGctgaagagaaagaggcagaagaaaacGAATCCCAAGTTGAACCTCCAAAACCCCCAGTGGGGTCAGAGAAGCATGAGAAATAA
- the LOC118522687 gene encoding interferon alpha-inducible protein 27-like protein 2 isoform X3, with translation MQRVAAGAVLGGVAAVAAVPVVLGAVGFTGAGIAASSLAAKMMSAAAVANGGGVAAGSLVATLQSVGAAGLSTSSNILLGSVGAAFGGWFGSSKKSTSSPPPEEPEAEEKEAEENESQVEPPKPPVGSEKHEK, from the exons ATGC AACGGGTGGCGGCGGGTGCTGTCTTGGGAGGAG TGGCGGCCGTGGCGGCCGTGCCCGTCGTGCTAGGCGCCGTGGGCTTCACCGGGGCCGGAATCGCCGCCTCCTCGCTAGCGGCCAAGATGATGTCCGCGGCTGCAGTCGCCAACGGGGGCGGGGTCGCCGCCGGCAGCCTGGTGGCCACGCTGCAGTCCGTGG GGGCAGCTGGACTCTCCACGTCATCCAACATCCTCCTGGGCTCTGTTGGGGCAGCTTTTGGAGGCTGGTTTGGAAGTTCAAAAAAGTCaacttcttcccctcccccagaagaaccCGAGGctgaagagaaagaggcagaagaaaacGAATCCCAAGTTGAACCTCCAAAACCCCCAGTGGGGTCAGAGAAGCATGAGAAATAA
- the LOC118522687 gene encoding interferon alpha-inducible protein 27-like protein 2 isoform X2, with protein MQRVAAGAVLGGVAAVAAVPVVLGAVGFTGAGIAASSLAAKMMSAAAVANGGGVAAGSLVATLQSVASSAQSGALGFSRT; from the exons ATGC AACGGGTGGCGGCGGGTGCTGTCTTGGGAGGAG TGGCGGCCGTGGCGGCCGTGCCCGTCGTGCTAGGCGCCGTGGGCTTCACCGGGGCCGGAATCGCCGCCTCCTCGCTAGCGGCCAAGATGATGTCCGCGGCTGCAGTCGCCAACGGGGGCGGGGTCGCCGCCGGCAGCCTGGTGGCCACGCTGCAGTCCGTGG CTTCTTCTGCCCAAAGTGGAGCCCTGGGGTTTTCCAGAACCTAG